GCACGTCGCGGCCAGTCTCCTTCGGCGACTACCTCGCAGCGCCTCCCGACGTCGCCCCGGCGGAGCACACCGGCACGAACTTCCCGGACCCGGCCGCCTACACCGACGCGGAGATCCTGCAGGTCACGCAACAAAACGGCTTTATCAACGACATCACCGCGCTCATGGTGCCGGACCCCGCGATCGCGCTGACCCGCTACGGCTTCACCCTCCCGCTGCGCCGCGACATGCTCACCGCACTGACCACGAACGGCCGCCGCGCGCTCTCGCTTTACGACGACACCACCCGCGCCACCGGCGAACGCCTCGCCGCGAGCCGGACCACGCTGAACGAGTTGCGCGACTCAGTGACGTTGATTCCGCCGGGGAATGTGTACACGCGGGCGTCGTCGTCAAGCCCGCTGCTCATCGTGGCACAAAACGGCATGCCGCTGCCGGTGCGCACGGAAATCCGGTACTTCGGGCCGGACGACGCGCGGCTGAACGTGCCCGGGGCACTGAAGATCCCGGCGCGCGGGTCGGTCACGGTGCAGATGACCGCGGACCTGCCGGAATCGAACCGCGGCACCGAACTGCAGCTCTACCTCGCGGGCGCGTCGGGCCAGCCGATTTCCACACCGGTGGACATTGCGGTGCGCACCGCCGGCGTCGAGCTGCGCGGCTGGGCGGTCGCTGCGGCACTGGTCGCGGCGGCGCTCGCGTTGGCGCTGCTGACACGGTTCAAACGCAGCAAGGCGCCGCCAGACCGGCGCGCCACCTCCAGACCAGCACAACGAACCACACGTGAACGGAGACAACCGTGACAGCACGGGACAATTTGCGCCGGCGCATTGTCACCCCGGCGCCGCCTGCACCAGTGCCCGCACCCCGCGAGCCGAAGCAGCAGCGCGGCGCGGGCACCGGCGCGCCGGACAAGTCCCTGCTGACCACCAGCCCCAAGGGTGAGACGATCGCGGGTGAGCCCGCTGCCGTGCCCGTGCCCACCCCGGAGGCAGAGCCAACGGACAACGAAAAGGTCGTGCGCGCCACCGGCTCGATGGCGGTGGCCACGCTGATTTCACGCATCACCGGCTTCATCCGCACCGTGCTCATCGGCGCAGCGCTCGGCGAGGTCGTCGCGTCGGCGTTCAACACCGCCAACACGCTGCCGAACCTGATCACGGAGATCGTGCTCGGCTCGGTGCTCACCGCGCTGGTGGTGCCGGTGCTGGTGCGCGCGGAGAAGGAGGACCCCGACCGGGGCGCCGCGTTTATCCGCCGCCTGTTCACGCTCACGCTGACGATGATGACGGTGGTCACCCTCATCGCCGTGGCGGCGGCACCGTGGCTGACGGAGATGATGCTGGACGAGGATTCGACCGGCAACCTGGTCCAAACCACCTCGTTTGCCTACCTGCTGCTGCCGCAGATCTTCTTCTACGGCATGTTCTCGCTGTTCATGGCCATCTTGAACACCAAGGAGCACTTCCGGCCCGGCGCGTGGGCTCCGGTGGCAAACAACGTGGTCTCCATCGCGGTGCTCGCGGCGTATATGGCGCTGCCGGGGCAGTTGAATCCGGCTGCGCCGTCGTCGGTAAGCAATCCGCACGTACTGCTGCTGGGCCTCGGCACGACGCTCGGCGTGGTGGTGCAGTGCCTCATCATGTTGCCGGCGCTGCGGAAGCTGAGCATCGACCTGCGGCCGCTGTGGGGCATCGACGAGCGGCTCAAGCAGTTCGGCGGGATGGCGCTGGCGATTATCACGTATGTGGCGATCAGCCAGTTGGGCTACGTGATCACCACCCGCATCGCCTTCTCCGCGGACGCGGCGGCGCAGTTTATTTACCAGCAGCACTGGATGCTGCTGCAGATGCCGTACGGCATCATCGGCGTCACGTTGCTCACCGCGATCATGCCACGTCTGTCGCGCAACGCGGCCGACGGCGACGACAAGGCGGTTGTCGACGACCTGACGATGGGCACGAAGCTCACCTTCATCGCCCTGATCCCGATCATCATCTTCATGACGGCACTGGGCCCGGACATCGCCCACGCCCTGTTCGCCTACGGTCGCTTCAGCCCGGAGGCCGCCCACACCCTCGGCCTGACCATTAGCGCCTCTGCGTTCACGCTCATCCCGTACGCGCTGGTCATGCTGCACCTGCGCGTGTTCTACGCCCGCGAGGAGGCGTGGACGCCGACGTTCATCATCGCCGGCATCACCGTGACCAAGGTGGCGCTTTCCATGCTCGCACCGCGTATCGCCAGCGAGCCGCAGCACGTGGTGGTGCTGCTCGGCGCCGCCAACGGCTTCGGCTTTCTCGCCGGCGCGATCATCGGCGCGATGCTGCTGCGCCGCAAACTGGGCACGCTGAAGTCGCGGGACGTCTTGCGCACGTCGCTGTGGGCCGCGGGTTCCGCGGTCGTCGGCGTGGCAGTGGTGTACCTGGTGCGCTGGTTGCTTCGCGACGTCGCCGGCCTGCACCTGCCCGAAGCCGTGGGCCGCCTCATCGGCGCGCCGAGCCTGGGCAGCCTCATCGAGGTTGTCGTTCTCGGCCTGCTGTTCCTCGTGGCCACCGGCCTGGTGCTGTCGCGCTCGAAGCTGCCCGAGGTGCAAAACCTGGGCTACGCGCTGCAGCGCATCCCGGGCCTGGGCAAGTTCATCCGCCCCGACGACGAGCGCGCCCTCGAGGTGGGCGAGGCGGACCCGCGCGATGTGTCCACCCAGTTCCTCGGCGCCGACACGTTCAACGCGTCGCCGGTGCCGCCGCCGATGTCCGCCGGTGTGGTCCGCGGGCCCCGTCTGGTGGCGGGCGCGAGCGTGTCCGACGGCCGCTTCCGCCTCATCCGCGACCACGGCGCCACCACCGGCGCGCGCTTCTGGCAGGCCCGCGAATTGACCACCGGCCGCAGCGTCGCGCTGACGTTCGTGGACACCACCGGCACCGCCCCGATGGCGCCGGCCACCCCGCGCGAGGCCGCGCTCAACGCCGCCGGGGTCGCGCGCCGCACCCGCAAGCTGGCCAACCTCAACCTGCCGGCCGTGGCCGACAATGTGGAGATCCTGTCCTACCGCTCCGGCGCGCTCATCGTCGCGGACTGGGTCGAAGGCTCCTCGGTGAAGGCCGTCGCCGAGTCGGGCCAGACGCTGCACACGGAGGCCGTCGCCAACGCGCTCGCCCCGCTCGCGGCCGCCCTGGCCACCGCGCACGAGGCAGGCGTCCCGCTCGGCCTAGACAACCGTCAGCAGTTGCGTATCGACGAAAACGGCTACGTCCGACTCGCCTTCCCGGCCGTCTTGCCGGACGCGACTCCGCCGACCGACGCCGACGCATTCGCCGCCGCGCTCGAACTGCTGACCAGCAACGTCACCTCCGACGAGCTCGACGAGATCACCGCCCGCACGCGAGCGCTTGTCGACGCCGACGCGGTCGACCAAGACGCCTTCAGCGAGATCGAGCGCGCCCTGCGCGAGGCCGCGAACCTGCCGGGCTCGCGCCGCCGCGACAAGGAGGACGACACCCCGACCGACACCATCCCGGTCGTGGACATCCCCGAGTACGTCGAGCCGGTCGAGGAGCACGTCGAAGACCCGGACGCGATCCGGGGCGGCTTTGGCAGCCGGCGCTACCGTCCGGTCACCGTCGGCCTGCTCACGCTCGTCGCCGTCTCCGCCGTGGTGCTCATCGGCGTGCTCACTACCTACCTGGTAGACCTCGTCTCCGGCGACGACGCCGACACCGACCCGGTGCCCACCGCCGCCACCTCCGCCGTGCCGGAGCCGCGCGTGCCGGTGCTCGTCGGCCCGCTCGAGGCGGCCGGCGGCGCGGATGCCACCGTGGACGGGGACCGGGCCACGAAGTGGCAGGTCGACGGCGACCTCGTCGTCACGCCTGAGACCGGAGAGGCGTTCATGTTGGAGCAGGTGATCGTGGACACGTCGTCGGCAAGCGGTGCGAACTACGTGATCACCGGAGTGCCGGAGGGCGGGGCGGTGCCGCAGGTGCTGGCCGAGGGCACGGTGCGCACCGGCCAGATCAGCGCCGACATCGACTCGGACGCGGCGTTTACGAGCGTGACCGTCGCGCTCACCCCGGCCGAGGATGCCGAGAAGCCGATGGAGATCGCCGAGATTTCCCTCGCCGGGCACATGGATGTCCAATAAATTGTGCATCCGGTCCCTTCCCTCGGGGGAGGGGATCGGGCACACTGGGTCGCGGTAACTCACTTGGGGGGAAACATGAACTACCGCAATGACCGGCAGCTCGTCGCCGACTACCTGGCAGGCGACCCGCACGCTTTCAAACTCATCGTCAACCGCCACCGCAAGCGCATGTACTTCGTGGCGCGCAACTACTCGCGCAACGAGCAGGACGCGCAAGACATCGTCCAGGACGCCCTGTTCAAGGCCGCGCGCAGCATGCGCGGCTACCGCGGCGAGGCGAAACTGTCCACGTGGCTGCACCGCATGACCATCAACGCCGCCATCGACCACCAGCGCCGCTCCGACCGCGCCGGCGCGCAGGCGAGCTTGGACGATCAGGACACGGTAACCACAGACGCCAACAAATACCTCGCCTACAACCCGATGGAGGCAATGGAGCGCACCATCGCGATGCGCCAGGCACTCAACGTGCTGCCGTCGGCGCAGCGTAAGGCGCTGTGGCTGATCGACGTCGCCGGGATGTCCGTCGAGCACGCCGCCGCAGAACTCGGCGTGAAACCGGGCACCGTGAAGTCGCGCCGCTACCGGGCCCGCGAGGCGGTCGCTGCGGCAATGGGGGAGACGCCGATGAGGGGTTAGAATCTCCGGCATGACCTTCCCCGGCTTCAACTTTATTACCCCGCAGACCGGCAACTCCGGCGACGCTGCGGAGCAACCCGAAACCAAGCACACCGAGACGGACACCGTGCACGACCTGATCATCATCGGGTCCGGCCCGGCCGGCTACACCGCCGCCCTCTACGCCGCGCGCGCCGAGCTCAATCCGCTCGTGTTCGAGGGCTACGAGTACGGCGGCGAGCTGATGAACACCACTGAGGTGGAGAACTTCCCCGGCTTCCAGGACGGCGTGATGGGCCCGGAACTGATGGGCAACATGCGCGAGCAGGCCGAGAAGTTCGGCGCCGACCTACGCTCCGAGCTGGTCGAGCGCGTGGACTTCTCCGGCGACATTAAGAAGGTGTACGTCGACGACGAGGAGTTCCGTGCCCGCGCGGTCATCCTCGCCACTGGTGCGGCACCGCGCCACCTGGGCATCCCGGGCGAGGCGGAACTGACCGGCCGCGGCGTGTCCACCTGCGCGACCTGCGACGGCTTCTTCTTCAAAGACCAGCACATCGCGGTCGTCGGCGGCGGCGACTCCGCCATGGAGGAGGCCACCTTCCTGACCAAGTTCGGCTCCAAGGTCACGCTCATCCACCGCTCCGAGAACTTCCGCGCCTCGCGCATCATGCTCGAGCGCGCCCGCGAGAACGAGAAGATCGAGTTCCTCACCAACACCGTCGTGGAGTCCGTCGTGGACGCCGACGGCAAGGTGGGCGGCCTGAACGTGCTCAACGTGGAAACCGGTGAGAAGTCCGTGCTCGACGCCACCGCGCTGTTCGTCGCCATCGGCCACGACCCGCGTTCCGGCTTCCTCGAGGGCCAGGTCGGCGTGGACGAGGGCGGCTACGTCACCGTCGAGAACCCGTCGACGCGCACCAGCGTGAAGGGCGTGTTCGCGTGCGGCGACCTGGTGGATAAGACCTACCGCCAGGCGATCACGGCGGCCGGTTCGGGCTGCCGTGCCGCGTTGGATGCTCAGCACTACCTCGCGGAGCTGTAAGCTAGCCGCCATGAGTGCACCAGTAGATGTCACCCAGGCCACCTTCAAAAACGAGGTCATCGAGTCCGACACCCCGGTTCTCGTCGACTTTTGGGCTGAGTGGTGCGGGCCGTGCAAGAAACTCTCGCCGCTTCTCGACGAAATCGCCGACGAGATGGGCGACCAAGTCAAGGTTGCCAAGGTCAACGTGGACGACGAGCGCGCGCTCGGCATGATGTACCAGATCATGTCGATCCCGACCGTGCTGCTGTTCAAGAACGGCCAGAAGGTCGACGAGTTTGTCGGCCTGCGCCCGAAGTCGGAGATCGTCTCCAAGATCGCAGCGCTCGGCGCGTAAACTGTTGTAATGGTTGTTCGACCGGGAAAGTTAGGTGCTTAGTGCAAGACATTTTGCGCGTTGGCGACTCCAGTACGCGGGTTGCTGAAGTTCGGATGTCGCTGGCCCGTCTCGGTCTCATCGACGGCTACGAGGGTGAGATCGACACCACGCGTCGCTTCACCGCAAACGAGATGCTTTTCGACGACACCCTCGCCGAGGCCCTCAAAGCCTTCCAGCAGTCCCGCGGCATTGTGCCCTCGGGCGCGATCGACGAGGTGACCTCCCGGGAGCTGCGCGAGGCGTCCTACACCCTGGGTGCCCGTGTGCTGAGCTACCAGCCGGGCCAAGAGATGGTCGGCGACGACGTGGGCCAGCTCCAGACCCAACTACATGAGCTGGGCTTTTACTCCCACCGGGTGGATGGCCGCTTCGGCCCGCAGACCTACGAGGCGCTGATGAACTACCAGCTCAACTCGGGGTTGGAGGACGACGGTGTCTGCGGCCCGGACACCCTGCACGCCCTGTCGCTTCTGGGCCGTCGCGTCACCGGTGGATCTGCACACGCGATTCGCGAACGCGAGTCCGTGCGCCAGGCCGGCCCGAACTTGGCCGGCAAGCGCGTAGTCATCGACCCGGACCTCGGCGGCGCGGACCGCGGCCGCGTGGTGGAGGGCCCCTACGGCCCGATCACGGAAGAGGAGATCCTTTGGGACTTGGCCCAGCGCATCGAGGGGCGCATGGTGGCCACCGGCATGGAGACGATCCTGTCGCGCCCCCGCGGCGATAACCCGTCGAACAAGCAGCGCGCCGATCTGGCCAACGGCTTCAAGGCGGACCTGCTGATTTCCCTGCGCCTGGATTCCTACCCGAACGAAAAGGCCAATGGCGTGGCCACCTTCTACTTCGGCTCGGAGCACGGCAGCTCCTCGCTGACCGGGGAGACGCTCTCGGGCTACATCCAGCGCGAGATCGCCGCCCGAACGGACCTGCAGAATTGCCGCAACCATGGCCGCACCTGGGAGATGCTGCGCATGACCCGCATGCCGTCCGTCGAGGTCGTGGCCGGTTACCTGACCAACCCGGGCGATTTGGCGGTGCTGACGGACCCGGCGCAGCGCGACGCCATTGCTGAGGCCATCGTCGTTGCCGTGAAGCGCCTCTACTTGCTCGAGCACGACACCCGCCCTACCGGCACCTACTCGTTTACGGAACTGCTGCGCGAGGAGCTCGCCTAACCCAGACCGAAAAAGTTCCCCGCCCAGGAACTTTCTTGGCCTTCCGGGGCGATACGCCTCCCATTTCCCCAGGTCGCCCTGGCGAGGAAACAAAAAAGTTCCACGACCACCCCTCAGGTCGTGGAACTTTTTTCGCGCGGGGACTAGTCCGTGCCCTGGATGAGCCCCATGATGCGCTCGAAGTCGTCCTTGTTGCCGAACTCGACCACGATCTTGCCCTTGCGCTTGCCCATGGTCACCGACACCTTCGTATCCCACGCGTCCGCCAGGGAATCGGCGGCCCGGGTGAGGTATTCCGGCTGCGGGGTCGGCTGGCGCTTCGGTTTGTCCGGCACCTTGCCGCCTCTGTTGATTAGCGACACTGCCTCTTCCGTGGCGCGCACGGACAGGCCCTCGGCGACGATGCGGTCGGCGAGTTGGCCCTGGGCGTCGGTGGTGTCGTCGCCAAGCTTGATGCCCAAGAGGGCGCGAGCGTGGCCGGCGGAGAGCACCCCGGCGGCGACACGGCGCTGTACCGCGACCGGCAGGTTGAG
Above is a genomic segment from Corynebacterium lujinxingii containing:
- the murJ gene encoding murein biosynthesis integral membrane protein MurJ: MAVATLISRITGFIRTVLIGAALGEVVASAFNTANTLPNLITEIVLGSVLTALVVPVLVRAEKEDPDRGAAFIRRLFTLTLTMMTVVTLIAVAAAPWLTEMMLDEDSTGNLVQTTSFAYLLLPQIFFYGMFSLFMAILNTKEHFRPGAWAPVANNVVSIAVLAAYMALPGQLNPAAPSSVSNPHVLLLGLGTTLGVVVQCLIMLPALRKLSIDLRPLWGIDERLKQFGGMALAIITYVAISQLGYVITTRIAFSADAAAQFIYQQHWMLLQMPYGIIGVTLLTAIMPRLSRNAADGDDKAVVDDLTMGTKLTFIALIPIIIFMTALGPDIAHALFAYGRFSPEAAHTLGLTISASAFTLIPYALVMLHLRVFYAREEAWTPTFIIAGITVTKVALSMLAPRIASEPQHVVVLLGAANGFGFLAGAIIGAMLLRRKLGTLKSRDVLRTSLWAAGSAVVGVAVVYLVRWLLRDVAGLHLPEAVGRLIGAPSLGSLIEVVVLGLLFLVATGLVLSRSKLPEVQNLGYALQRIPGLGKFIRPDDERALEVGEADPRDVSTQFLGADTFNASPVPPPMSAGVVRGPRLVAGASVSDGRFRLIRDHGATTGARFWQARELTTGRSVALTFVDTTGTAPMAPATPREAALNAAGVARRTRKLANLNLPAVADNVEILSYRSGALIVADWVEGSSVKAVAESGQTLHTEAVANALAPLAAALATAHEAGVPLGLDNRQQLRIDENGYVRLAFPAVLPDATPPTDADAFAAALELLTSNVTSDELDEITARTRALVDADAVDQDAFSEIERALREAANLPGSRRRDKEDDTPTDTIPVVDIPEYVEPVEEHVEDPDAIRGGFGSRRYRPVTVGLLTLVAVSAVVLIGVLTTYLVDLVSGDDADTDPVPTAATSAVPEPRVPVLVGPLEAAGGADATVDGDRATKWQVDGDLVVTPETGEAFMLEQVIVDTSSASGANYVITGVPEGGAVPQVLAEGTVRTGQISADIDSDAAFTSVTVALTPAEDAEKPMEIAEISLAGHMDVQ
- a CDS encoding RNA polymerase sigma factor, with amino-acid sequence MNYRNDRQLVADYLAGDPHAFKLIVNRHRKRMYFVARNYSRNEQDAQDIVQDALFKAARSMRGYRGEAKLSTWLHRMTINAAIDHQRRSDRAGAQASLDDQDTVTTDANKYLAYNPMEAMERTIAMRQALNVLPSAQRKALWLIDVAGMSVEHAAAELGVKPGTVKSRRYRAREAVAAAMGETPMRG
- the trxB gene encoding thioredoxin-disulfide reductase, with the protein product MTFPGFNFITPQTGNSGDAAEQPETKHTETDTVHDLIIIGSGPAGYTAALYAARAELNPLVFEGYEYGGELMNTTEVENFPGFQDGVMGPELMGNMREQAEKFGADLRSELVERVDFSGDIKKVYVDDEEFRARAVILATGAAPRHLGIPGEAELTGRGVSTCATCDGFFFKDQHIAVVGGGDSAMEEATFLTKFGSKVTLIHRSENFRASRIMLERARENEKIEFLTNTVVESVVDADGKVGGLNVLNVETGEKSVLDATALFVAIGHDPRSGFLEGQVGVDEGGYVTVENPSTRTSVKGVFACGDLVDKTYRQAITAAGSGCRAALDAQHYLAEL
- the trxA gene encoding thioredoxin — encoded protein: MSAPVDVTQATFKNEVIESDTPVLVDFWAEWCGPCKKLSPLLDEIADEMGDQVKVAKVNVDDERALGMMYQIMSIPTVLLFKNGQKVDEFVGLRPKSEIVSKIAALGA
- a CDS encoding N-acetylmuramoyl-L-alanine amidase, coding for MQDILRVGDSSTRVAEVRMSLARLGLIDGYEGEIDTTRRFTANEMLFDDTLAEALKAFQQSRGIVPSGAIDEVTSRELREASYTLGARVLSYQPGQEMVGDDVGQLQTQLHELGFYSHRVDGRFGPQTYEALMNYQLNSGLEDDGVCGPDTLHALSLLGRRVTGGSAHAIRERESVRQAGPNLAGKRVVIDPDLGGADRGRVVEGPYGPITEEEILWDLAQRIEGRMVATGMETILSRPRGDNPSNKQRADLANGFKADLLISLRLDSYPNEKANGVATFYFGSEHGSSSLTGETLSGYIQREIAARTDLQNCRNHGRTWEMLRMTRMPSVEVVAGYLTNPGDLAVLTDPAQRDAIAEAIVVAVKRLYLLEHDTRPTGTYSFTELLREELA